From Deinococcus sp. Marseille-Q6407, one genomic window encodes:
- the nadE gene encoding ammonia-dependent NAD(+) synthetase, translating to MTTPTEMQRRIIQELGVQPTIDPAAEIRRRTDFLADYLRRTGARGLVLGISGGQDSTLAGRLCQLACEQVRAGGEGQAQFYAMRLPYGAQFDEADAQLALDFIQPDVRLTVNIKPATDAMEQACEDALDALAQGLAAGENSIGDFTKGNIKARQRMIAQYTVAGQKGLLVVGTDHAAEAITGFFTKFGDGAADLMPLSGLTKRQGAVLLRELGAPASTWEKVPTADLEEDRPALPDEEALGVRYREIDDYLEGKAVSAETAQRLEDYFRRSAHKRTTPAVPPLPTASTG from the coding sequence ATGACCACCCCCACCGAGATGCAGCGCCGCATTATTCAGGAACTGGGCGTGCAGCCCACCATCGACCCCGCCGCCGAAATCCGGCGCCGCACCGATTTTCTGGCCGATTACCTGCGCCGCACTGGCGCGCGGGGCTTGGTGCTGGGCATCAGCGGGGGGCAGGATTCCACCCTGGCCGGGCGGCTCTGTCAGCTGGCCTGCGAACAGGTGCGTGCCGGGGGAGAAGGGCAGGCCCAGTTTTACGCCATGCGCCTGCCCTACGGTGCGCAGTTCGACGAGGCCGACGCGCAGCTGGCGCTGGACTTTATCCAGCCCGACGTGCGCCTGACCGTCAATATCAAGCCGGCTACCGACGCCATGGAGCAGGCCTGCGAGGACGCGCTGGACGCGCTGGCGCAGGGGCTGGCGGCCGGCGAGAACAGCATCGGTGACTTTACCAAGGGCAACATCAAAGCCCGCCAGCGCATGATTGCCCAGTACACCGTGGCCGGCCAAAAGGGCCTGCTGGTGGTGGGCACCGACCACGCTGCCGAGGCGATTACCGGGTTCTTCACCAAGTTCGGTGACGGGGCCGCCGACCTGATGCCGCTGAGCGGCCTGACCAAGCGCCAGGGCGCGGTGCTGCTGCGCGAATTGGGCGCCCCGGCCTCCACCTGGGAAAAGGTGCCCACCGCCGACCTGGAAGAAGACCGCCCCGCCCTCCCCGACGAGGAAGCCCTGGGCGTGCGCTACCGCGAGATTGACGATTACCTTGAGGGCAAGGCCGTGAGTGCCGAAACCGCACAGCGACTGGAAGACTATTTCCGCCGCTCGGCGCATAAGCGGACCACGCCGGCAGTGCCCCCGCTGCCGACCGCCTCTACCGGCTGA
- a CDS encoding metalloenzyme domain protein encodes MSRPLIQPPARPLIWLALDGVGHPQDAPPGSVWDTALPTLRPLVDAGLTLDAALGVPGLPQSGTGQACWLTGQDAVRLMGEHFGPQPGPTLRRLLDQWSLPVRLGRAGGRVALANFYPPAYFAAQAEQASRGRSRAGCFPHSVLSAGLPLNPPDLPPVPPTLGLNYTAPWQPQWPLDNLTRLGAELAQAARAGTYDLVMLDLWLSDAIGHSGAQPLPEPSLQAGREYLRRVDTLLAGALDAGAAAVISSDHGNLEDLSVRRHTRARVPLAWSGVPAPGRLTDVVQAGAWLADMWGLPAPPDL; translated from the coding sequence GTGAGCCGGCCCCTGATCCAGCCCCCGGCCCGGCCACTGATCTGGCTGGCGCTGGACGGCGTGGGCCACCCGCAGGACGCTCCGCCCGGCTCGGTCTGGGACACGGCCCTGCCTACCCTGCGCCCGCTGGTAGATGCCGGGCTGACGCTGGACGCTGCGCTGGGTGTTCCCGGCCTGCCGCAGTCCGGCACTGGGCAGGCCTGCTGGCTGACCGGGCAGGACGCGGTGCGCCTGATGGGCGAGCATTTCGGGCCACAGCCGGGGCCCACGCTGCGCCGGTTGCTGGACCAGTGGAGCCTGCCGGTGCGGCTCGGCCGGGCCGGGGGGCGGGTGGCCCTGGCGAATTTTTATCCGCCGGCCTATTTTGCGGCACAGGCCGAGCAGGCCAGCCGAGGCCGGTCCCGCGCGGGCTGCTTTCCCCACTCGGTGCTCAGCGCGGGGCTGCCGCTGAACCCGCCGGACCTGCCCCCGGTGCCGCCTACCCTGGGGCTGAATTACACGGCGCCCTGGCAGCCACAGTGGCCGCTGGATAATCTGACCCGGCTGGGCGCTGAGCTGGCACAGGCCGCCCGCGCCGGCACCTACGACCTGGTGATGCTGGACCTGTGGCTGAGTGACGCCATCGGGCACAGCGGAGCCCAGCCGCTGCCGGAGCCTTCGCTGCAGGCGGGCCGCGAATACCTGCGGCGGGTAGACACCCTGCTGGCCGGCGCCCTGGACGCCGGCGCGGCGGCGGTCATCAGCAGCGACCACGGCAACCTGGAAGACCTGAGTGTGCGCCGCCACACCCGGGCGCGGGTCCCGCTGGCCTGGTCGGGCGTGCCCGCGCCCGGCCGGCTGACCGATGTGGTGCAGGCCGGCGCCTGGCTGGCGGACATGTGGGGACTGCCGGCCCCACCCGACCTTTAG
- a CDS encoding flavin reductase family protein → MTQASTEGIGPEDFRATLGRFASGVTIITAREPDGTAHGMTASAFVSVSLNPPLILVSVDKRAHMHSVLLGSDVTQFGVSILAHDQIHLSNHFAGRPGPEEAVPWREQAGFPVLGGTVASVVCRKQQVLDGGDHTLFLGLITSTEYADREPLLYFGSRYGTLAP, encoded by the coding sequence ATGACGCAAGCCAGCACAGAGGGCATCGGCCCAGAGGATTTCCGCGCGACCCTGGGCCGCTTTGCCAGCGGCGTGACCATCATCACCGCCCGCGAGCCGGACGGCACCGCGCACGGCATGACTGCCAGCGCCTTTGTCTCGGTCAGCCTCAATCCGCCGCTGATTCTGGTGTCGGTAGACAAGCGGGCGCACATGCACAGCGTGCTGCTGGGCAGCGATGTGACGCAGTTCGGCGTCAGCATCCTGGCCCATGACCAGATTCATCTCAGCAACCATTTCGCCGGGCGGCCCGGCCCCGAGGAAGCGGTCCCCTGGCGCGAGCAGGCCGGCTTTCCGGTGCTGGGAGGCACAGTGGCCTCGGTGGTCTGCCGCAAGCAACAGGTGCTGGACGGCGGCGACCATACCCTCTTTCTGGGCCTGATCACTTCTACCGAGTACGCGGACCGCGAACCGCTGCTGTATTTCGGCAGTCGCTACGGCACCCTGGCACCCTGA
- a CDS encoding family 10 glycosylhydrolase: MTQFFSTARLRPALLLSLSLGLGTAGAQSQSAPGHLAAAPQAAGFATAPAFPGGNLPHTFAPGTSALTLPVPSAALQPSGQPLPSGQLLPSGQPLPGPALAPSILSAPALNTPLLGQPADLLPASVPAASLPTPDSTQIRGLWVDGFGPGLKTAAQVQQMVDDAENMGVNVLVVQTVRRADCFCLKSSLPVVSDKDLQPGFDPLAEVLRLAKPRGIKVIAWASVTGIGNLGNLNSNPNHVYRLHGPQSKDPWLVVRQDGSWQEGNDAWLDPAIPEAARYISDGLLSVVKNYDVDGIQLDRIRYPDSGDWGYSPKTLYRYQLETGRQGRPSPSDEYFKAWKRDQVTGLVRRISVQAKAIRPELWVSAATIVYGSPPAAGDLKAFQSTASYRTVLQDWPKWMNEGLLDINMPMNYKRENVAQQAGWYDGWNRFAHSLQGRGLTASGSSIYLNGPQDSAAQAQRALQAGVGWVGYSYRTPTLAVYEDKQNAAAGREAVRQALAKTSLARPVRFDGPPPHTRGLLGTVAGQERLGGLKVELLQNDKVVATSVTDGGGFYGFMDVPAGETRVRVSGQAWKTRVPDKGIAQVPNLVIRKLSPVSAPAPSLAPAPGAPGAPNLAPPTPQELQRGGETPG, encoded by the coding sequence GTGACACAGTTTTTCTCTACCGCCCGCCTGCGTCCGGCCCTGCTGCTCAGCCTGAGCCTGGGGCTGGGCACGGCCGGCGCCCAGAGCCAGAGCGCTCCAGGCCACCTCGCTGCGGCGCCGCAGGCTGCCGGCTTCGCCACTGCTCCCGCTTTCCCGGGCGGCAACCTGCCGCACACTTTTGCGCCCGGCACGTCGGCCCTGACACTGCCGGTGCCCAGTGCGGCCCTTCAGCCCAGCGGCCAACCTTTACCCAGCGGCCAACTTTTACCCAGCGGTCAGCCTCTGCCCGGTCCGGCGCTGGCGCCTTCTATCCTGAGCGCCCCGGCACTGAACACGCCGCTGCTGGGCCAGCCGGCGGACCTGCTGCCGGCCAGTGTGCCGGCGGCCAGCCTGCCCACTCCCGACTCCACCCAAATCCGGGGGCTGTGGGTGGACGGCTTCGGCCCCGGCCTGAAGACAGCCGCGCAGGTGCAGCAGATGGTGGACGACGCCGAGAACATGGGCGTCAACGTGCTGGTGGTGCAGACTGTGCGCCGCGCCGACTGCTTTTGCCTGAAATCCAGCCTGCCGGTCGTAAGTGACAAGGACCTGCAGCCGGGCTTCGATCCCCTGGCCGAGGTGCTGCGCCTGGCCAAGCCCCGGGGCATCAAGGTGATTGCCTGGGCCAGCGTGACCGGCATCGGCAACCTGGGCAACCTGAACAGCAACCCCAACCACGTCTACCGGCTGCACGGCCCCCAGAGCAAGGACCCCTGGCTGGTGGTGCGCCAGGACGGCAGCTGGCAGGAAGGCAACGACGCCTGGCTGGACCCGGCCATTCCCGAGGCGGCCCGCTACATCAGCGACGGCCTGCTGAGCGTGGTCAAGAACTACGATGTGGATGGCATTCAGCTGGACCGTATCCGCTACCCCGACAGCGGTGACTGGGGCTACTCGCCCAAGACACTTTACCGCTACCAACTGGAAACCGGCCGCCAGGGCCGCCCCAGCCCCAGCGACGAATACTTCAAGGCCTGGAAGCGCGATCAGGTGACCGGGCTGGTGCGCCGCATCTCCGTGCAGGCCAAGGCCATCCGGCCCGAGCTGTGGGTCAGCGCGGCCACCATCGTTTATGGCAGCCCGCCCGCCGCCGGCGACCTCAAGGCCTTCCAGAGCACCGCTTCTTACCGCACCGTGCTGCAGGACTGGCCTAAGTGGATGAACGAGGGCCTGCTGGACATCAACATGCCGATGAACTACAAGCGCGAGAACGTGGCGCAGCAGGCCGGGTGGTACGACGGCTGGAACCGCTTTGCCCACAGTCTGCAGGGCCGGGGCCTGACCGCCAGCGGCTCCAGCATCTACCTCAACGGCCCGCAGGACTCGGCGGCGCAGGCGCAGCGGGCGCTGCAGGCCGGCGTGGGCTGGGTGGGTTACTCGTACCGCACCCCCACCCTGGCCGTGTACGAGGACAAACAGAACGCTGCCGCCGGCCGCGAAGCCGTGCGGCAGGCGCTGGCCAAGACCAGCCTGGCCCGGCCGGTGCGCTTCGACGGCCCGCCGCCCCACACCCGTGGCCTGCTGGGCACTGTGGCTGGGCAGGAACGTCTGGGCGGCCTGAAGGTGGAACTGCTGCAAAATGACAAGGTCGTTGCCACCAGCGTGACCGATGGCGGCGGCTTTTACGGCTTTATGGACGTGCCGGCCGGTGAAACCCGCGTCCGGGTCAGCGGGCAGGCCTGGAAAACCCGGGTGCCGGATAAAGGCATTGCCCAGGTGCCCAACCTGGTGATTCGCAAGCTGTCGCCGGTCAGCGCTCCGGCGCCCAGCCTCGCGCCCGCGCCCGGTGCCCCCGGCGCGCCCAACCTGGCGCCGCCCACCCCCCAGGAACTGCAGCGCGGCGGCGAAACGCCCGGCTGA
- a CDS encoding flavodoxin family protein yields the protein MTDHQPPAPAEFAGLRALFINCSLTKDSAQSHTGSLMSAVSGLMERAGAQVETVYALDYPIANGVYPDMREYGWKEDAWPEQLWPKVQAADILVIGTPLWLGEESSICRVMIERLYGMSGQLNEKGQSVFYGKVGGVVVTGNEDGVKHVAMSLTFALSHLGYTVPPQADCGWLGEIGPGPSYGDPTDGGTPVGFDNEFTQRNATIMAWNLLHLGRLLKEAGGLPNYGNDRNAWQNGERFGFQNPEPPRQPEQGGSPE from the coding sequence ATGACCGATCACCAGCCGCCCGCCCCCGCTGAATTCGCTGGCCTGAGGGCCCTTTTTATCAACTGCTCGCTCACCAAAGACTCGGCGCAGTCGCACACCGGCAGCCTGATGAGCGCCGTGTCCGGGCTGATGGAGCGGGCCGGGGCGCAGGTGGAGACGGTCTACGCGCTGGACTATCCCATCGCCAACGGCGTTTACCCCGATATGCGCGAGTACGGCTGGAAAGAAGACGCCTGGCCCGAGCAGCTGTGGCCGAAGGTGCAGGCGGCCGACATTCTGGTGATCGGCACGCCGCTGTGGCTGGGCGAGGAATCGTCCATCTGCCGGGTGATGATCGAGCGGCTGTACGGCATGTCGGGCCAGCTGAACGAGAAAGGCCAGAGCGTCTTTTACGGCAAGGTGGGCGGCGTGGTGGTGACCGGCAACGAGGACGGCGTCAAGCACGTCGCCATGTCGCTGACTTTTGCGCTGTCGCACCTGGGTTACACGGTGCCGCCACAGGCCGACTGTGGCTGGCTGGGCGAAATTGGCCCTGGCCCCAGTTATGGAGACCCCACCGACGGGGGCACGCCGGTGGGCTTCGACAACGAATTCACCCAGCGCAATGCCACCATCATGGCCTGGAATCTGCTGCATCTGGGCCGGCTGCTCAAGGAAGCTGGCGGCCTGCCGAACTACGGCAACGACCGCAATGCCTGGCAGAACGGCGAACGTTTCGGTTTTCAGAACCCCGAACCACCCCGGCAGCCTGAGCAGGGCGGCTCTCCGGAGTGA
- a CDS encoding metallophosphoesterase family protein translates to MTRLAVIADLHANLEATLAVHADIQRRGISEIWVLGDLVGKGPRPREVVDWAQAHAARAVQGNWDARVAGASHRPQDLWPRSQLRPADLKYLETLPFGIEEEFGGLCWRFVHASSRGVFQKLYPHSSLSEQLDNFAPQPALGLMNYADALVFGDIHEALLLDVEGQPLLNCGSVGNPLDSVLPSYLILDFSAPGYTASFVRVPYDRAAEVRAAEASGMPFVREYVAELMTGSYQKRKVRKLDED, encoded by the coding sequence ATGACCCGCCTCGCTGTCATCGCTGATCTGCACGCCAATCTGGAAGCGACCCTGGCCGTGCACGCCGACATCCAGCGGCGCGGCATCAGCGAAATCTGGGTGCTGGGTGATCTGGTGGGCAAAGGCCCCCGCCCACGGGAAGTGGTGGACTGGGCGCAGGCGCACGCTGCCCGCGCCGTGCAGGGCAACTGGGACGCGCGGGTAGCCGGGGCCAGTCACCGCCCGCAGGACCTCTGGCCGCGCTCACAGCTGCGGCCGGCCGACCTGAAATACCTCGAAACCCTGCCGTTCGGCATCGAGGAAGAGTTCGGCGGGCTGTGCTGGCGCTTCGTGCATGCCAGCAGCCGGGGGGTATTTCAGAAGCTGTATCCCCATTCCAGCCTCTCGGAGCAGCTGGACAACTTTGCCCCGCAGCCGGCGCTGGGCCTGATGAACTACGCCGACGCGCTGGTGTTCGGCGACATTCACGAGGCGCTGCTGTTGGACGTGGAAGGCCAGCCGCTGCTGAACTGCGGCTCGGTGGGCAACCCCCTGGACAGTGTGCTGCCCAGTTACCTGATTCTGGATTTCAGCGCGCCGGGGTATACAGCGTCTTTTGTGCGGGTGCCCTACGACCGCGCCGCCGAGGTGCGGGCCGCCGAGGCCAGCGGAATGCCGTTCGTGCGTGAATACGTGGCCGAACTGATGACCGGGTCTTACCAGAAGCGCAAGGTTAGGAAACTGGACGAGGACTGA
- a CDS encoding cation:proton antiporter, protein MGLLEIVTLLVAVTALASLLNVWYFHLPASIGVTVVGLLFSLLTLGLVAAGVPAAQDAVDVLRAVDFDEFVFQGVLSFLLFAGAMGLNSRALWELRGPVTTFAVVSTVLSTFLVGGLVYGLLGIFGLHIPLILCLLFGALISPTDPVAVLALLKEARVPQKMETVVAGESLFNDGVGVVLFSVLSGLAASSGVHAGHGPELSVPGVLGFFAQEALGGLLLGSVLGYLGWLGLKSQHDFVTEVLVSLAVVLACTTLGQHLHVSAPLAAVAAGLLVGSLTDQQPGALSSREKFDSVWHLIDELLNVLLFFMLALEVVVLHFSPQPLVLGLLTIPLVLLSRALSVQVPFALLQRTAQFTPFTRRVMVWGGMRGALSVAMAFTLPASEGRDLFLVMTYCVVIFSIVVQGLTMSGLAAKAAAAAGEAPASEEAAAAH, encoded by the coding sequence ATGGGGCTGCTTGAAATCGTTACGCTGCTGGTCGCCGTCACGGCGCTGGCTTCGCTGCTGAACGTCTGGTACTTTCACCTCCCGGCGTCCATCGGGGTCACGGTGGTGGGGCTGCTGTTCAGCCTGCTCACGCTGGGGCTGGTCGCGGCGGGGGTGCCGGCTGCGCAGGACGCGGTTGATGTGCTGCGGGCGGTGGACTTCGACGAATTCGTGTTTCAGGGGGTGCTGTCGTTTCTGCTGTTCGCCGGGGCGATGGGCCTGAACTCGCGGGCGCTGTGGGAGCTGCGCGGGCCGGTCACGACCTTTGCAGTGGTTTCGACCGTGCTGTCCACTTTCCTGGTGGGCGGGCTGGTCTACGGGCTGCTGGGGATATTCGGGCTGCACATTCCCTTGATTCTGTGCCTGCTGTTCGGCGCCCTAATCTCGCCCACCGACCCGGTGGCGGTGCTGGCACTGCTGAAAGAGGCGCGGGTGCCGCAGAAGATGGAAACGGTGGTGGCCGGCGAATCGCTGTTCAATGACGGCGTGGGTGTGGTGCTGTTCAGCGTGCTCTCGGGTCTGGCGGCCTCGTCCGGGGTGCATGCCGGGCACGGCCCCGAGCTGAGCGTGCCGGGTGTGCTGGGCTTTTTTGCCCAGGAGGCGCTGGGCGGGCTGCTGCTGGGTTCCGTGCTGGGCTACCTGGGCTGGCTGGGCCTGAAATCCCAGCACGATTTCGTGACCGAGGTGCTGGTGTCGCTGGCAGTGGTGCTGGCCTGCACCACGCTGGGCCAGCACCTGCACGTCTCGGCGCCGCTGGCGGCGGTGGCGGCCGGGCTGCTGGTGGGCTCGCTGACCGACCAGCAACCGGGGGCACTCAGCTCGCGCGAGAAGTTCGATTCGGTCTGGCACCTGATTGACGAACTGCTGAACGTCCTTCTGTTCTTTATGCTGGCGCTGGAAGTGGTGGTGCTGCACTTCAGCCCCCAGCCCCTGGTGCTGGGCCTGCTGACCATTCCACTGGTGTTGCTCTCGCGGGCGCTGAGTGTGCAGGTCCCGTTCGCGCTGCTACAGCGCACCGCCCAGTTCACGCCGTTTACCCGCCGGGTGATGGTGTGGGGCGGCATGCGGGGCGCGCTGAGCGTGGCGATGGCCTTTACCCTGCCGGCCAGCGAAGGCCGCGACCTGTTTCTGGTGATGACCTACTGCGTGGTGATTTTCTCCATCGTGGTGCAGGGGCTGACCATGAGCGGCCTGGCCGCCAAAGCTGCCGCCGCCGCCGGCGAGGCGCCAGCCAGCGAGGAAGCGGCAGCAGCTCACTAG